In Eupeodes corollae chromosome 3, idEupCoro1.1, whole genome shotgun sequence, a single genomic region encodes these proteins:
- the LOC129949249 gene encoding phospholipid-transporting ATPase VB isoform X1, which translates to MSNPEELCKKLTAVQQKSAPPTFRSPGHPIVNTNVSLPPIVGASNRNASVSSVPQSHISALEPERTYVFPATGTGNLAGNKVDGITGVVHVEGGNRQSLLGVGGASNRGHSRSVSHGGGSILTPSGRPLKSAIKGHQRAFSQGQIADSPNTIITRGHSRVGSKTDFILPPGHKDETGNRPFGPSAPSSAHGGHSRQASRSESIYTLRRTEAPSWWKKLGMCSNDKFEERNYRIVVCNHTVPAKTPKRDHPNGLYVGNKIRTTKYTFLSFIPKNLLEQFHRVANLYFIFIVLLNWFPSINAFGKEVAMIPVLFVLGVTAIKDLFEDRRRRHSDKRINNTTCRVYDGESERYKKIKWQDVTVGDIVHLSNNETVPADILLLRTSNPHGVCYIDTCDLDGETNLKRREVVRGFTDKQLLFSPSKFVSRVEADAPTTKLYRFHGALIHPSGERIPISTENLLLRESRLKNTDYIEGFVVYAGHETKSMLNNSGPRYKRSQVEQQMNIDVIWCVIILLILCVIGAVGCKMWLSCFKKFPVPYLPFEVDPDYEGLLTFWTYIIILQVMIPLSLYVTIEVCKILQVYHIHNNIDLFDHDTNKKTECRAMNITEELGQVQHIFSDKTGTLTENKMIFRRCTINGNDYNHPASESEKRCTKPDSPVPPLTPNTNLLEDMEHLITGQYFSSNAQRIHEFLLVLAICNTVVVSARPHRDMMNASGVIEVHQQTEESTSTPKILSSSNNSIKSPILPKGPPMAISADRYTRLQESRSITPSPPPSLSFTLPTQNHIPSLSPISSSAESTPTSDSPPMKMKYNPNCLSPTGRAKEVINNKFKTFTSFLNTKTPVKRLANKLKQPKAQTELRLENTRPMYEAESPDELALVNAAYSYDCCLINRSPNHILVSVPGSGVIEYEVLKVLPFDSSRKCMSIVVRRTGAQEIVLYCKGADSTIFPVLSACAPHSVESIVKEKTQQQLDTYARQGLRILVMAKRNLNAAEYTDWWARHQEIEMSLENRERRLRESFAKLETNLTLLGATGIEDRLQDGVPETISALLSAGIAVWVLTGDKPETAINVAYSAKLFSSQMEIIRLNARSRDAAESAIMFYLSEIETTRANNYEMNTRLKPRALVVDGKTLTFILDLRANLTRSFLKLAKNCTSVLCCRSTPLQKAFLVKVVKDELHISTLAIGDGANDVSMIQMADVGIGISGQEGMQAVMAADFTLARFKYLESLLLTHGYWCYDRLARMILYFFYKNAAFVFLLFWFQLFCGFSGSVMIDQMYLMLYNLIFTSLPPLAIGVYDKRVPEELLISHPYLYKHGRLGNAYRPHDFWIVLLDALYQSLVIFFTAQSAYWDSDVGIWEFGTTITASCLFTNLIHGAIEIRSWTILHVLSMVMSLGSFYIFSFVYNSLCVNCFGLPSSYWVIFRCMSTSIHWLVILLSSVVSILPRLFFITMKTSLCPDVGTNVLMQSKKAQRRGEELLVTWSRSTSASSIYRIPNIGTKNQIITSIT; encoded by the exons ATGTCGAATCCGGAGGAGTTATGCAAGAAGCTCACTGCTGTACAACAAAAGTCAGCTCCACCAACATTTCGTTCACCTGGTCATCCAATAGTAAACACCAACGTATCACTACCTCCAATTGTAGGTGCCTCAAATCGAAACGCATCGGTTTCATCTGTTCCACAGTCTCATATAAGCGCGTTAGAACCGGAACGAACTTATGTTTTTCCAGCAACAGGAACGGGAAATTTAGCTGGTAATAAAGTTGATGGAATAACCGGCGTTGTTCACGTCGAAGGCGGCAATAGACAATCATTATTAGGAGTTGGTGGAGCATCCAATCGTGGACACTCTCGGTCTGTGAGCCATGGAGGTGGTTCAATTCTAACTCCGAGTGGTAGACCGCTGAAATCAGCAATTAAAGGCCATCAGAGAGCGTTTTCTCAAGGCCAGATTGCCGATTCACCCAATACGATTATAACACGAGGTCACAGCCGTGTTGGATCGAAAACAGATTTTATTCTCCCGCCCGGTCATAAGGATGAAACAGGAAATCGTCCCTTTGGACCTTCTGCCCCTTCGTCTGCACATGGAGGACATTCTAGACAAGCTTCCCGCTCAGAATCTATTTACACATTGAGGCGTACGGAAGCACCTTCATGGTGGAAAAAACTGGGAATGTGTTCTAATGACAAGTTTGAAGAGCGTAACTATCGTATAGTTGTTTGTAATCATACAGTGCCAGCAAAAACTCCTAAACGAGATCATCCAAATGGTCTCTATGTGGGTAATAAAATACGGACCactaaatatacatttttgtcatttataCCGAAAAATTTACTGGAGCAATTTCATCGTGTGGcgaatttatatttcattttcattgttttacTTAATTGGTTTCCGTCAATAAATGCGTTTGGCAAAGAAGTTGCAATGATACCAGTACTTTTTGTACTTGGAGTGACTGCGattaaagatttatttgaagATAGAAGAAGAAGACACTCTGATAAGAGAATAAATAATACTACTTGCAGAGTTTATGATGG AGAATCTGAAAggtacaaaaaaatcaagtggCAAGACGTTACCGTTGGTGATATTGTTCATTTATCCAACAATGAAACAGTCCCTGCAGACATTTTACTTCTAAGAACAAGTAATCCACATGGAGTTTGTTACATTGACACCTGTGATCTGGATGgtgaaactaatttaaaaaggcGTGAg gttGTGCGAGGATTTACAGATAAACAACTATTATTTTCACCCAGTAAATTTGTAAGTCGTGTGGAAGCAGATGCTccaacaacaaaattgtatcgatTCCATGGTGCGCTAATTCATCCGTCTGGCGAAAGGATTCCAATATCTACGGAGAATCTTTTGCTTCGTGAGAGTAGATTAAAG AATACGGATTACATTGAGGGTTTCGTTGTTTACGCTGGTCACGAAACCAAATCTATGCTTAACAATAGCGGCCCTAGGTATAAGAGATCTCAAGTAGAGCAGCAAATGAACATAGATGTTATATG gtgtgtcattattttattaattctgtGTGTTATTGGTGCTGTAGGATGTAAAATGTGGCTTAGCTGTTTTAAAAAGTTCCCAGTGCCTTATTTGCCATTTGAAGTTGATCCAGACTACGAAGGCCTACTTACATTTTGGACTTACATTATTATATTACAAGTTATGATCCCACTTTCATTATACGTTACTATTGAAGTGTGCAAAATACTTCAGGTTTATCATATCCATAATAATATTGATCTTTTTGATCATGACACTAACAAAAAGACTGAATGCCGCGCCATGAACATAACCGAAGAACTCGGACAGGTTCAACATATATTTTCGGATAAAACCGGAACtttgacagaaaataaaatgatatttcGCCGATGCACCATTAACGGTAATGATTATAATCATCCAGCATCCGAATCTGAGAAACGTTGTACAAAACCCGATTCTCCGGTTCCACCGCTAACGCCGAATACTAATCTTTTAGAAGACATGGAACATTTAATCACCGGTCAGTATTTCTCATCAAATGCTCAACGTATTCATGAGTTTCTTCTGGTGTTGGCCATATGTAATACTGTTGTTGTAAGCGCAAGACCACATCGGGATATGATGAATGCTAGTGGAGTTATCGAAGTGCACCAGCAAACTGAGGAATCTACATCAACGCCAAAAATTTTATCAAGTTCGAATAATTCTATAAAAAGCCCAATTCTGCCAAAAGGACCACCTATGGCAATTTCTGCAGATCGCTATACTAGACTCCAAGAGTCACGTTCCATTACACCGTCCCCACCGCCAAGCTTATCATTTACATTACCAACTCAAAATCACATTCCTTCACTTTCGCCTATAAGTAGCTCTGCAGAATCAACACCAACATCTGATAGCCCaccaatgaaaatgaaatataacCCGAACTGTCTTTCACCAACTGGTCGGGCCAAAGAAGTTatcaacaacaaattcaaaacgTTTACTTCATTCCTAAATACAAAAACCCCAGTTAAACGCCttgcaaataaattaaa ACAACCTAAGGCTCAAACAGAATTGCGCTTGGAAAATACGCGACCCATGTATGAGGCTGAAAGCCCCGATGAGTTGGCCTTGGTTAACGCAGCATACAGCTACGATTGTTGTTTAATTAACCGAAGTCCTAACCACATATTAGTTAGTGTACCTGGATCAGGAGTCATAGAATATGAAGTCCTAAAAGTTCTTCCATTCGACTCAAGCAGAAAGTGTATGTCAATCGTTGTACGACGAACAGGTGCACAAGAGATCGTCCTTTACTGCAAGGGTGCTGACAGTACGATTTTTCCCGTTTTATCGGCATGCGCTCCACACTCTGttgaat CTATCGTCAAAGAGAAAACACAACAACAGCTTGATACGTATGCTCGCCAAGGTCTGAGAATACTTGTAATGGCAAAGAGGAATCTAAATGCTGCCGAGTACACCGATTGGTGGGCGAGACACCAAGAAATAGAAATGTCTCTTGAAAATCGCGAACGCAGACTTCGAGAATCGTTTGCAAAGTTAGAAACTAATTTAACTCTGCTAGGGGCAACTGGAATAGAAGATCGTTTGCAAGATGGTGTCCCTGAAACTATATCGGCTCTTCTATCGGCag gaattgCTGTGTGGGTACTTACTGGTGATAAACCAGAAACGGCCATAAATGTCGCATACTCAGCTAAGCTTTTTAGTTCACAAATGGAAATAATTAG ACTGAATGCTCGATCGAGGGATGCCGCAGAATCTGCAATTATGTTTTATCTTTCTGAGATAGAGACAACGAGAGCGAATAACTATGAAATGAATACACGCCTTAAACCAAGAGCTCTTGTAGTAGATGGCAAAACACTGACgtttattttggatttaag gGCGAATTTGACAAGATCGTTTTTGAAGCTTGCCAAAAACTGTACTTCGGTGCTGTGCTGCAGATCAACGCCGCTGCAAAAAGCGTTTTTGGTTAAAGTTGTTAAAGATGAATTACATATCTCTACTTTGGCAATTGGAGATGGAGCAAATGATGTATCAATGATTCAG atGGCAGATGTTGGCATCGGTATATCCGGCCAAGAAGGCATGCAAGCTGTTATGGCTGCAGATTTTACTTTGGCAAGATTTAAATACTTAGAAAGTCTGTTGCTTACCCATGGATATTGGTGTTACGATCGTTTAGCAAGGatgattttatatttcttttacaaaaatgca GCGTTCGTATTTCTCCTGTTCTGGTTTCAACTTTTCTGCGGGTTTTCTGGCTCCGTGATGATCGATCAAATGTATTTGATGttatataatttgatatttacGTCCTTACCTCCCTTGGCCATTGGAGTGTACGATAAAAGAGTTCCTGAGGAATTGCTTATCAGTCATCCATATCTTTACAAACAT GGACGTTTGGGAAATGCATATAGGCCACATGATTTTTGGATTGTGCTTCTAGATGCTTTATATCAAAGcttagttatattttttacgGCTCAAAGCGCTTATTGGGACAGTGATGTAGGCATTTGGGAATTTGGCACAACCATTACAGCATCTTGCCTTTTCACAAACTTAATACATGGAGCTATTGAAATACGATCGTGG ACAATTCTTCATGTGTTATCCATGGTAATGAGTTTAGgatcattttatattttctcttttgtGTACAATTCATTATGTGTCAACTGTTTTGGCTTGCCATCGAGTTATTGGGTAATATTCCGTTGTATGAGTACTTCGATTCACTGGCTGGTTATATTGTTATCATCTGTAGTAAGCATACTGCCAAG attgttttttattacaatGAAGACATCACTATGCCCGGACGTTGGAACAAATGTATTAATGCAAAGTAAAAAAGCTCAAAGAAGAGGTGAGGAATTGTTAGTTACTTGGTCAAGATCGACATCTGCTTCATCGATATATAG AATCCCCAATATTGGGACTAAGAATCAGATTATAACATCAATTACGTGA
- the LOC129949249 gene encoding phospholipid-transporting ATPase VD isoform X2 encodes MSNPEELCKKLTAVQQKSAPPTFRSPGHPIVNTNVSLPPIVGASNRNASVSSVPQSHISALEPERTYVFPATGTGNLAGNKVDGITGVVHVEGGNRQSLLGVGGASNRGHSRSVSHGGGSILTPSGRPLKSAIKGHQRAFSQGQIADSPNTIITRGHSRVGSKTDFILPPGHKDETGNRPFGPSAPSSAHGGHSRQASRSESIYTLRRTEAPSWWKKLGMCSNDKFEERNYRIVVCNHTVPAKTPKRDHPNGLYVGNKIRTTKYTFLSFIPKNLLEQFHRVANLYFIFIVLLNWFPSINAFGKEVAMIPVLFVLGVTAIKDLFEDRRRRHSDKRINNTTCRVYDGESERYKKIKWQDVTVGDIVHLSNNETVPADILLLRTSNPHGVCYIDTCDLDGETNLKRREVVRGFTDKQLLFSPSKFVSRVEADAPTTKLYRFHGALIHPSGERIPISTENLLLRESRLKNTDYIEGFVVYAGHETKSMLNNSGPRYKRSQVEQQMNIDVIWCVIILLILCVIGAVGCKMWLSCFKKFPVPYLPFEVDPDYEGLLTFWTYIIILQVMIPLSLYVTIEVCKILQVYHIHNNIDLFDHDTNKKTECRAMNITEELGQVQHIFSDKTGTLTENKMIFRRCTINGNDYNHPASESEKRCTKPDSPVPPLTPNTNLLEDMEHLITGQYFSSNAQRIHEFLLVLAICNTVVVSARPHRDMMNASGVIEVHQQTEESTSTPKILSSSNNSIKSPILPKGPPMAISADRYTRLQESRSITPSPPPSLSFTLPTQNHIPSLSPISSSAESTPTSDSPPMKMKYNPNCLSPTGRAKEVINNKFKTFTSFLNTKTPVKRLANKLKQPKAQTELRLENTRPMYEAESPDELALVNAAYSYDCCLINRSPNHILVSVPGSGVIEYEVLKVLPFDSSRKCMSIVVRRTGAQEIVLYCKGADSTIFPVLSACAPHSVESIVKEKTQQQLDTYARQGLRILVMAKRNLNAAEYTDWWARHQEIEMSLENRERRLRESFAKLETNLTLLGATGIEDRLQDGVPETISALLSAGIAVWVLTGDKPETAINVAYSAKLFSSQMEIIRLNARSRDAAESAIMFYLSEIETTRANNYEMNTRLKPRALVVDGKTLTFILDLRANLTRSFLKLAKNCTSVLCCRSTPLQKAFLVKVVKDELHISTLAIGDGANDVSMIQMADVGIGISGQEGMQAVMAADFTLARFKYLESLLLTHGYWCYDRLARMILYFFYKNAAFVFLLFWFQLFCGFSGSVMIDQMYLMLYNLIFTSLPPLAIGVYDKRVPEELLISHPYLYKHGRLGNAYRPHDFWIVLLDALYQSLVIFFTAQSAYWDSDVGIWEFGTTITASCLFTNLIHGAIEIRSWTILHVLSMVMSLGSFYIFSFVYNSLCVNCFGLPSSYWVIFRCMSTSIHWLVILLSSVVSILPRLFFITMKTSLCPDVGTNVLMQSKKAQRRESPILGLRIRL; translated from the exons ATGTCGAATCCGGAGGAGTTATGCAAGAAGCTCACTGCTGTACAACAAAAGTCAGCTCCACCAACATTTCGTTCACCTGGTCATCCAATAGTAAACACCAACGTATCACTACCTCCAATTGTAGGTGCCTCAAATCGAAACGCATCGGTTTCATCTGTTCCACAGTCTCATATAAGCGCGTTAGAACCGGAACGAACTTATGTTTTTCCAGCAACAGGAACGGGAAATTTAGCTGGTAATAAAGTTGATGGAATAACCGGCGTTGTTCACGTCGAAGGCGGCAATAGACAATCATTATTAGGAGTTGGTGGAGCATCCAATCGTGGACACTCTCGGTCTGTGAGCCATGGAGGTGGTTCAATTCTAACTCCGAGTGGTAGACCGCTGAAATCAGCAATTAAAGGCCATCAGAGAGCGTTTTCTCAAGGCCAGATTGCCGATTCACCCAATACGATTATAACACGAGGTCACAGCCGTGTTGGATCGAAAACAGATTTTATTCTCCCGCCCGGTCATAAGGATGAAACAGGAAATCGTCCCTTTGGACCTTCTGCCCCTTCGTCTGCACATGGAGGACATTCTAGACAAGCTTCCCGCTCAGAATCTATTTACACATTGAGGCGTACGGAAGCACCTTCATGGTGGAAAAAACTGGGAATGTGTTCTAATGACAAGTTTGAAGAGCGTAACTATCGTATAGTTGTTTGTAATCATACAGTGCCAGCAAAAACTCCTAAACGAGATCATCCAAATGGTCTCTATGTGGGTAATAAAATACGGACCactaaatatacatttttgtcatttataCCGAAAAATTTACTGGAGCAATTTCATCGTGTGGcgaatttatatttcattttcattgttttacTTAATTGGTTTCCGTCAATAAATGCGTTTGGCAAAGAAGTTGCAATGATACCAGTACTTTTTGTACTTGGAGTGACTGCGattaaagatttatttgaagATAGAAGAAGAAGACACTCTGATAAGAGAATAAATAATACTACTTGCAGAGTTTATGATGG AGAATCTGAAAggtacaaaaaaatcaagtggCAAGACGTTACCGTTGGTGATATTGTTCATTTATCCAACAATGAAACAGTCCCTGCAGACATTTTACTTCTAAGAACAAGTAATCCACATGGAGTTTGTTACATTGACACCTGTGATCTGGATGgtgaaactaatttaaaaaggcGTGAg gttGTGCGAGGATTTACAGATAAACAACTATTATTTTCACCCAGTAAATTTGTAAGTCGTGTGGAAGCAGATGCTccaacaacaaaattgtatcgatTCCATGGTGCGCTAATTCATCCGTCTGGCGAAAGGATTCCAATATCTACGGAGAATCTTTTGCTTCGTGAGAGTAGATTAAAG AATACGGATTACATTGAGGGTTTCGTTGTTTACGCTGGTCACGAAACCAAATCTATGCTTAACAATAGCGGCCCTAGGTATAAGAGATCTCAAGTAGAGCAGCAAATGAACATAGATGTTATATG gtgtgtcattattttattaattctgtGTGTTATTGGTGCTGTAGGATGTAAAATGTGGCTTAGCTGTTTTAAAAAGTTCCCAGTGCCTTATTTGCCATTTGAAGTTGATCCAGACTACGAAGGCCTACTTACATTTTGGACTTACATTATTATATTACAAGTTATGATCCCACTTTCATTATACGTTACTATTGAAGTGTGCAAAATACTTCAGGTTTATCATATCCATAATAATATTGATCTTTTTGATCATGACACTAACAAAAAGACTGAATGCCGCGCCATGAACATAACCGAAGAACTCGGACAGGTTCAACATATATTTTCGGATAAAACCGGAACtttgacagaaaataaaatgatatttcGCCGATGCACCATTAACGGTAATGATTATAATCATCCAGCATCCGAATCTGAGAAACGTTGTACAAAACCCGATTCTCCGGTTCCACCGCTAACGCCGAATACTAATCTTTTAGAAGACATGGAACATTTAATCACCGGTCAGTATTTCTCATCAAATGCTCAACGTATTCATGAGTTTCTTCTGGTGTTGGCCATATGTAATACTGTTGTTGTAAGCGCAAGACCACATCGGGATATGATGAATGCTAGTGGAGTTATCGAAGTGCACCAGCAAACTGAGGAATCTACATCAACGCCAAAAATTTTATCAAGTTCGAATAATTCTATAAAAAGCCCAATTCTGCCAAAAGGACCACCTATGGCAATTTCTGCAGATCGCTATACTAGACTCCAAGAGTCACGTTCCATTACACCGTCCCCACCGCCAAGCTTATCATTTACATTACCAACTCAAAATCACATTCCTTCACTTTCGCCTATAAGTAGCTCTGCAGAATCAACACCAACATCTGATAGCCCaccaatgaaaatgaaatataacCCGAACTGTCTTTCACCAACTGGTCGGGCCAAAGAAGTTatcaacaacaaattcaaaacgTTTACTTCATTCCTAAATACAAAAACCCCAGTTAAACGCCttgcaaataaattaaa ACAACCTAAGGCTCAAACAGAATTGCGCTTGGAAAATACGCGACCCATGTATGAGGCTGAAAGCCCCGATGAGTTGGCCTTGGTTAACGCAGCATACAGCTACGATTGTTGTTTAATTAACCGAAGTCCTAACCACATATTAGTTAGTGTACCTGGATCAGGAGTCATAGAATATGAAGTCCTAAAAGTTCTTCCATTCGACTCAAGCAGAAAGTGTATGTCAATCGTTGTACGACGAACAGGTGCACAAGAGATCGTCCTTTACTGCAAGGGTGCTGACAGTACGATTTTTCCCGTTTTATCGGCATGCGCTCCACACTCTGttgaat CTATCGTCAAAGAGAAAACACAACAACAGCTTGATACGTATGCTCGCCAAGGTCTGAGAATACTTGTAATGGCAAAGAGGAATCTAAATGCTGCCGAGTACACCGATTGGTGGGCGAGACACCAAGAAATAGAAATGTCTCTTGAAAATCGCGAACGCAGACTTCGAGAATCGTTTGCAAAGTTAGAAACTAATTTAACTCTGCTAGGGGCAACTGGAATAGAAGATCGTTTGCAAGATGGTGTCCCTGAAACTATATCGGCTCTTCTATCGGCag gaattgCTGTGTGGGTACTTACTGGTGATAAACCAGAAACGGCCATAAATGTCGCATACTCAGCTAAGCTTTTTAGTTCACAAATGGAAATAATTAG ACTGAATGCTCGATCGAGGGATGCCGCAGAATCTGCAATTATGTTTTATCTTTCTGAGATAGAGACAACGAGAGCGAATAACTATGAAATGAATACACGCCTTAAACCAAGAGCTCTTGTAGTAGATGGCAAAACACTGACgtttattttggatttaag gGCGAATTTGACAAGATCGTTTTTGAAGCTTGCCAAAAACTGTACTTCGGTGCTGTGCTGCAGATCAACGCCGCTGCAAAAAGCGTTTTTGGTTAAAGTTGTTAAAGATGAATTACATATCTCTACTTTGGCAATTGGAGATGGAGCAAATGATGTATCAATGATTCAG atGGCAGATGTTGGCATCGGTATATCCGGCCAAGAAGGCATGCAAGCTGTTATGGCTGCAGATTTTACTTTGGCAAGATTTAAATACTTAGAAAGTCTGTTGCTTACCCATGGATATTGGTGTTACGATCGTTTAGCAAGGatgattttatatttcttttacaaaaatgca GCGTTCGTATTTCTCCTGTTCTGGTTTCAACTTTTCTGCGGGTTTTCTGGCTCCGTGATGATCGATCAAATGTATTTGATGttatataatttgatatttacGTCCTTACCTCCCTTGGCCATTGGAGTGTACGATAAAAGAGTTCCTGAGGAATTGCTTATCAGTCATCCATATCTTTACAAACAT GGACGTTTGGGAAATGCATATAGGCCACATGATTTTTGGATTGTGCTTCTAGATGCTTTATATCAAAGcttagttatattttttacgGCTCAAAGCGCTTATTGGGACAGTGATGTAGGCATTTGGGAATTTGGCACAACCATTACAGCATCTTGCCTTTTCACAAACTTAATACATGGAGCTATTGAAATACGATCGTGG ACAATTCTTCATGTGTTATCCATGGTAATGAGTTTAGgatcattttatattttctcttttgtGTACAATTCATTATGTGTCAACTGTTTTGGCTTGCCATCGAGTTATTGGGTAATATTCCGTTGTATGAGTACTTCGATTCACTGGCTGGTTATATTGTTATCATCTGTAGTAAGCATACTGCCAAG attgttttttattacaatGAAGACATCACTATGCCCGGACGTTGGAACAAATGTATTAATGCAAAGTAAAAAAGCTCAAAGAAGAG AATCCCCAATATTGGGACTAAGAATCAGATTATAA